From a single Cyprinus carpio isolate SPL01 chromosome A3, ASM1834038v1, whole genome shotgun sequence genomic region:
- the LOC122138699 gene encoding phospholipid phosphatase-related protein type 5-like, producing MIVELVIMAGTVLLAYYFEYTGPFPCTFQGFFCFDKTFSKPYPGPEETSNVPPVLVYSLVAAIPTITILAGEVMVFFMRSEGMQEKTIVTADCCYFNPLLRRIIRFLGVYTFGVFTTTIFASAGQVVTGNQTPHFLSACRPNYTALGCHSNLQYITERKACTGNPLIVASARKSFPSKDAALSTNKREQL from the exons ATGATTGTTGAA CTGGTGATAATGGCAGGCACCGTTCTCCTGGCGTACTACTTCGAATACACGGGACCTTTCCCGTGCACATTCCAGGGGTTCTTCTGCTTCGACAAGACGTTCTCCAAACCTTACCCTGGACCGGAGGAGACCAGTAACGTACCGCCGGTGCTCGTGTACTCTCTGGTCGCTGCTATTCCCACTATAACC ATTCTGGCTGGCGAGGTGATGGTGTTTTTCATGAGGTCGGAGGGCATGCAGGAGAAGACCATAGTCACAGCCGACTGCTGTTACTTCAACCCTCTGCTGAGACGCATCATACGCTTCCTAG GTGTCTATACCTTCGGCGTGTTCACCACTACCATCTTTGCCAGTGCCGGACAGGTAGTAACAGGAAACCAGACGCCTCACTTCCTGTCAGCATGCAGACCGAATTACACAGCACTGGGCTGCCATTCCAACCTACAGTACATCACAGAGCGCAAAGCCTGCACAGGAAACCCCCTCATAGTAGCATCTGCACGGAAATCCTTTCCCTCCAAAGATGCGGCCCTTAGT acaaacaaaagagAACAGTTATGA